In a genomic window of Novosphingobium sp. KA1:
- a CDS encoding DUF6250 domain-containing protein has translation MTLPDLSRRAVVAGLAGACLLPVPALARGGDRRLFTDDFRHGLREWRVEAEAPAQVSVADGVLDIEAPAGLTLWFLPRLAGRIAIDYEAQAVSAGGAFDRVSDLNCFWMAQDPAAPAGDALARPRSGKFEDYDTLETYYAGLGGNGNSTTRFRRYVGTPGVRPLLPENDRRGAADMLTANRWQRIRLTADGPHIGFFRDGQALFAFEDPRPLTSGRFALRTTASHLRLRNFTVSRLV, from the coding sequence GTGACGCTTCCGGACCTGTCCCGACGCGCGGTGGTCGCGGGGCTGGCGGGAGCCTGTCTCCTGCCGGTCCCGGCCCTCGCACGCGGCGGTGATCGGAGGCTGTTTACCGACGACTTCCGCCACGGCCTCCGCGAGTGGCGGGTCGAGGCGGAGGCCCCGGCACAGGTTTCCGTGGCGGACGGCGTGCTCGATATCGAGGCGCCCGCCGGGCTGACCCTGTGGTTCCTGCCCCGCCTCGCAGGCCGGATCGCCATCGACTACGAGGCGCAGGCCGTCTCCGCAGGCGGCGCGTTTGACCGGGTGAGCGACCTCAACTGCTTCTGGATGGCGCAGGATCCTGCCGCGCCCGCAGGCGATGCGCTGGCCCGCCCGCGTTCGGGCAAGTTCGAGGACTACGACACCCTCGAAACCTACTACGCGGGCCTTGGCGGCAACGGCAATTCCACCACACGCTTTCGCCGCTATGTCGGCACGCCCGGCGTGCGGCCGCTGCTGCCGGAAAACGACCGGCGCGGCGCGGCGGACATGCTCACCGCCAACCGCTGGCAGCGCATCCGCCTGACCGCCGACGGACCGCACATCGGCTTCTTCCGCGACGGACAGGCACTGTTCGCCTTCGAAGATCCCCGCCCCCTGACCAGCGGTCGCTTCGCGCTGCGCACCACCGCCAGCCATCTGCGGCTGCGCAATTTCACCGTCTCCCGCCTCGTTTGA
- a CDS encoding Tat pathway signal sequence domain protein: MPCSRRAVLRATLLGGGALCLPARVLAAPSRVPDIDLHWLDGTAPAWDAGQSFGVPWPRGTLRHAGRLAARTEDGAPLPVQSWPLAYWPDGSIKWSGHALPAGHHAPEQVEITAGRPANPGETVSVEQLAEAVIVTVGPTRWRVPKTGSAVIASAEREGRVLLRDVALVARAQDAASGEEADTLSQQHFTSRIDSVTVEQTGPVRAVLKVDGIHAGAARAWLPFSLRLYFTSGSEAVRIVHSVIWDGDAEHDFLSGLGVTAHVPMRGGLHDRHVRLATENSLFAEAVRPLTGLRRDPGEAFRQAQIDGRAVPDLAALPETFAPLLESIPAWGDFRLFQGSSEGFLLTKRTRKGRAPIQSLEGHRARGLAYVGSPQGGAAIGMADFWKRHPVQLDIAGATGEEAQLTAWLWAPDAPAMDMRSYRDVLGMTDYPAQNRGLDVTYEDYEPGWDSAKGIARTNELWLWALPATPDAATLESYAAHVARPPRLQASPAQIRAAGVFGDWALPAASGPAAEAVERQNDLLLGHYQGEIERRHWYGFWNHGDVMHTYDADRHQWRYDIGGYAWDNSELSTDLWLWYSYLRTGRADLFRMAEAMTRHTGEVDVYHAGPWAGLGTRHGVQHWSDSSKQPRVSNAAYRRIYYYLTGDERVGDLMRALIHSDLALQKVDIGRKVADRAPESLPPGGIAAVTKPQGLPEGVIQLQFGTSWGSLVAAWFTEWERTGERHWRDRILAGMDSIAALPLQWWAGGANFDLTSGRFVSGGEQISVSHLNAVFGVVEIMAEVLPLVDAPRYRAAWIDYCAWYNAPAADWKRRFGEPPRGHNLRQAHSRLTAYAAHALGDAALARRAWTEFHAGELPDRLTARSVGAGQVEIAGLSTNSAAQWGLGAIQNLALLPAGLVEGSG, translated from the coding sequence ATGCCTTGCTCTCGTCGTGCCGTGCTGCGTGCCACCCTCCTTGGCGGCGGCGCACTTTGTCTGCCCGCACGCGTGCTTGCCGCGCCCTCGCGCGTGCCGGACATCGATCTGCACTGGCTGGACGGCACCGCGCCCGCATGGGACGCCGGGCAGAGCTTCGGCGTGCCCTGGCCGCGCGGCACGCTGCGTCATGCGGGGCGCCTTGCCGCGCGAACGGAGGACGGCGCGCCGCTGCCGGTCCAGAGCTGGCCGCTCGCCTATTGGCCGGACGGTTCGATCAAGTGGAGCGGCCATGCGCTCCCTGCGGGGCATCATGCGCCGGAGCAGGTCGAGATCACCGCAGGACGCCCCGCGAACCCGGGCGAAACGGTCTCGGTCGAGCAGCTGGCCGAAGCCGTGATCGTCACGGTCGGCCCCACCCGCTGGCGGGTGCCGAAAACCGGCAGCGCGGTGATCGCCTCTGCCGAGCGCGAGGGCCGGGTGCTGCTCCGCGACGTTGCGCTGGTCGCCCGCGCGCAGGATGCCGCCTCGGGCGAAGAGGCCGATACCCTCTCGCAGCAGCATTTCACCAGCCGCATCGACAGCGTGACCGTCGAGCAAACCGGCCCGGTCCGCGCCGTGCTCAAGGTCGACGGCATCCATGCCGGAGCAGCGCGGGCTTGGCTGCCGTTCAGCCTGCGCCTCTATTTCACCAGCGGCAGTGAGGCCGTGCGGATCGTCCACAGCGTGATCTGGGACGGCGATGCCGAGCACGATTTCCTTTCGGGCCTTGGCGTCACCGCACATGTACCCATGCGCGGAGGACTGCATGATCGCCATGTCCGCCTTGCTACCGAAAATAGCCTCTTTGCCGAAGCCGTGCGCCCGCTGACCGGCCTGCGCCGCGATCCCGGCGAGGCGTTCCGGCAGGCCCAGATCGACGGCCGCGCCGTGCCCGATCTGGCGGCCTTGCCCGAAACGTTCGCGCCGTTGCTGGAGAGCATTCCCGCCTGGGGCGATTTCCGGTTGTTCCAGGGCTCGTCCGAAGGTTTTCTGCTCACCAAGCGCACCCGCAAGGGCCGCGCGCCGATCCAGTCGCTCGAAGGCCACCGGGCGCGGGGGCTCGCCTATGTCGGCTCGCCGCAGGGCGGGGCGGCGATCGGCATGGCGGACTTCTGGAAGCGCCATCCGGTCCAGCTCGACATTGCCGGGGCGACGGGCGAGGAGGCCCAGCTTACTGCATGGCTCTGGGCGCCCGATGCCCCGGCGATGGACATGCGCTCCTACCGCGACGTCTTGGGCATGACCGACTATCCGGCACAGAACCGGGGTCTCGACGTGACTTACGAGGATTACGAGCCGGGCTGGGATTCCGCCAAGGGCATCGCCCGCACCAATGAACTCTGGCTCTGGGCGCTACCCGCCACGCCCGATGCGGCAACACTGGAAAGCTACGCTGCCCATGTCGCCCGCCCGCCGCGCCTTCAGGCCAGCCCCGCTCAGATCCGCGCTGCCGGGGTGTTTGGAGACTGGGCCCTGCCCGCCGCCAGCGGCCCGGCGGCCGAGGCTGTGGAACGCCAGAACGACCTGCTGCTCGGCCACTATCAGGGCGAGATCGAACGGCGGCACTGGTACGGTTTCTGGAACCACGGCGACGTCATGCACACCTACGATGCCGACCGGCACCAGTGGCGCTACGACATCGGCGGCTATGCCTGGGACAACAGCGAACTCTCGACCGACCTCTGGCTCTGGTACAGCTACTTGCGCACCGGCCGCGCCGACCTGTTTCGCATGGCCGAGGCGATGACGCGCCATACCGGCGAAGTCGATGTCTACCACGCCGGGCCGTGGGCTGGGCTCGGCACCCGCCACGGCGTCCAGCACTGGAGCGACAGCTCGAAGCAGCCGCGCGTCTCCAACGCGGCCTATCGCCGCATCTATTATTACCTCACCGGCGACGAACGCGTGGGCGACCTGATGCGCGCGCTGATCCACTCCGACCTTGCGCTCCAGAAAGTCGACATCGGCCGCAAGGTGGCGGACCGCGCCCCGGAATCGCTGCCGCCCGGCGGCATCGCGGCGGTGACCAAGCCGCAGGGGCTGCCCGAAGGCGTGATCCAGCTGCAGTTCGGCACCAGTTGGGGCAGCCTGGTCGCCGCCTGGTTCACCGAGTGGGAACGCACCGGCGAGCGCCACTGGCGCGACCGTATCCTGGCCGGCATGGACAGCATCGCCGCCCTGCCGCTCCAGTGGTGGGCAGGCGGCGCCAATTTCGACCTGACCAGCGGCCGCTTCGTCTCCGGCGGCGAGCAGATCAGCGTCAGCCACCTCAATGCCGTGTTCGGCGTGGTCGAGATCATGGCCGAAGTGCTGCCGCTGGTCGATGCGCCGCGCTACCGCGCCGCCTGGATCGACTATTGTGCCTGGTACAATGCGCCCGCCGCGGACTGGAAGCGGCGCTTCGGTGAGCCACCGCGCGGCCACAACCTGCGGCAGGCCCATTCACGCCTCACCGCCTATGCCGCCCATGCACTGGGCGATGCGGCGTTGGCACGGCGGGCCTGGACCGAGTTTCACGCGGGCGAGCTGCCGGACCGGCTTACGGCACGCTCCGTAGGCGCAGGGCAAGTCGAGATCGCCGGGCTTTCCACCAACAGCGCCGCGCAGTGGGGGCTGGGGGCGATTCAGAACCTCGCCCTGCTGCCCGCCGGCTTGGTCGAAGGATCCGGCTAG